The following proteins come from a genomic window of Gopherus flavomarginatus isolate rGopFla2 chromosome 22, rGopFla2.mat.asm, whole genome shotgun sequence:
- the SH3D21 gene encoding SH3 domain-containing protein 21 isoform X3 has protein sequence MGEVLVLVDFSGQRDDELPLKAGDIVQKVESCPEEGWLQGELAGKTGLFPRQFVQEIPASLMADGGRRCPRSTRIAKKPPVQGQRWCKVNFSYTPEKADELQLKAGELVQILQEIEDGWWLGRKNGQVGAFPSNFVQELDRLPPGLVAPEAVPKNGARKQRPKLTDETFIIKEAAKPEPPKKLEKPIPAAQSPPPSQPLQPYCEAEYCKAMFDYEPELQDELQLKRGDVVLVLCKETEDEGWWEGECDGKRGLFPDNFVMLLQPLMPKIKAVVPVRSQESIFRPEKKVSSASKAELRPPHEPKEPKVQKKMDLPKMNLPASKKAAPAPPVPAKTKLASSLAGRNVSAVGRPPCTPTNCAPASAEKSKPKDPDANGFDAVLISNAKLSHPTTTRPKMPGRKLPSQPPASSPHVQAPLVPAKSSIQARELQPPESLGDPPKAEEKLSLEELVAELRSLRILMDLMRVQHQKDMEELKMEMKEEQAKRMVLQVRATGDAALHGKFRGGGYPSLSLTGISQTQSLSSGCYPPRTPARMLLLQGVLCLSVKAPWPPPMGRGVGRTESWHLELDLEGLTAEPVDGG, from the exons ATGG GGGAGGTCCTGGTGCTGGTGGATTTTTCTGGGCAGCGGGATGATGAGCTGCCGCTGAAAGCTGGGGACATCGTGCAGAAGGTGGAGTCGTGCCCGGAGGAGGGGTGGCTGCAGGGGGAGCTGGCTGGCAAGACGGGGCTCTTTCCCCGGCAGTTTGTGcag GAAATCCCAGCATCTCTCATGGCTGACGGAGGTCGGAGGTGCCCCCGCTCGACCCGCATTG CGAAGAAGCCGCCGGTGCAAGGGCAGCGCTGGTGCAAGGTGAACTTCAGCTATACCCCAGAGAAGGCAGATGAGCTGCAGCTGAAAGCTGGGGAGCTGGTGCAGATCCTGCAGGag ATTGAGGATGGCTGGTGGCTGGGCAGGAAGAACGGCCAGGTTGGTGCTTTCCCCTCCAACTTCGTCCAGGAGCTGGACCGGCTGCCCCCAG ggctggtggccCCGGAGGCCGTCCCAAAGAATGGGGCTAGGAAGCAGAGGCCAAAGCTGACTGATGAGACCTTCATCATAAAGGAGGCAGCGAAG ccagagccccccaAGAAGTTGGAGAAGCCCAtccccgcagcccagagccccccgccaAGCCAGCCCCTGCAGCCGT aCTGCGAGGCCGAGTACTGCAAGGCCATGTTCGACTACGAGCCGGAGCTCCAGGACGAGCTGCAGCTGAAGAGAGGAGATGTCGTTTTGGTTCTTTGCAAG GAGACAGAGGATGAGGGCTGGTGGGAAGGGGAATGTGATGGCAAGAGAGGCCTCTTCCCCGATAACTTTGtgatgctgctgcagcccctgatgCCAAAG ATCAAGGCGGTGGTGCCCGTGCGGAGCCAAGAGTCGA tCTTCAGGCCAGAGAAGAAAGTCTCCAGCGCCAGCAAAGCGGAGCTGCGGCCCCCCCACGAGCCCAAAG agcccaagGTGCAGAAGAAGATGGACCTGCCCAAGATGAACCTCCCTGCTAGCAAGAAAGCAGCTCCAGCCCCTCCCGTCCCTGCCAAGACCAAACTGGCCTCCAGCCTTGCCGGCAG GAATGTCTCTGCCGTTGGCAGGCCCCCCTGCACTCCGACGAACTGTGCCCCAGCCAGTGCGGAGAAGAGCAAGCCCAAGGACCCGG ATGCAAATGGCTTCGATGCCGTCCTGATCTCCAATGCCAAACTGAGCCACCCGACGACGACTCGTCCCAAAATGCCAGGCAGGAAGCTGCCCAGCCAGCCACCCGCTAGCTCTCCG CATGTGCAGGCACCTCTGGTCCCAGCCAAGAGCAGCATCCAGGCCAGGGAGCTGCAgcccccagagagcctgggggacccCCCCAAGGCAGAGGAGAAGCTGTCTCTTGAGGAACTGGTGGCCGAGCTCCGGTCCCTGCGGATTCTGATGGACCTGATGAGGGTGCAGCACCA GAAGGACATGGAGGAGCTCAAGATGGAAATGAAGGAGGAGCAGGCCAAGCGCATGGTGCTGCAGGTGAGAGCCACTGGGGATGCAGCGCTGCATGGAAAATTCAGGGGTGGGGGTTACCCCAGCCTCTCCCTCACTGGAATCTCTCAAACCCAAAGCTTGTCATCAGGGTGCTACCCCCCCCGAACCCCAGCTcgcatgctgctgctgcagggagttcTGTGTCTGTCAGTGAAAGCCCCCTGGCCTCCACCCATGGGGCGGGGAGTGGGTCGGACTGAGAGCTGGCACTTGGAGTTGGATCTAGAAGGATTAACAGCTGAGCCTGTGGATGGGGGGTAA
- the SH3D21 gene encoding SH3 domain-containing protein 21 isoform X2, translating to MGEVLVLVDFSGQRDDELPLKAGDIVQKVESCPEEGWLQGELAGKTGLFPRQFVQEIPASLMADGGRRCPRSTRIAKKPPVQGQRWCKVNFSYTPEKADELQLKAGELVQILQEIEDGWWLGRKNGQVGAFPSNFVQELDRLPPGLVAPEAVPKNGARKQRPKLTDETFIIKEAAKPEPPKKLEKPIPAAQSPPPSQPLQPSTAPPSGDRVGLSSDSLPSRPDCEAEYCKAMFDYEPELQDELQLKRGDVVLVLCKETEDEGWWEGECDGKRGLFPDNFVMLLQPLMPKIKAVVPVRSQESIFRPEKKVSSASKAELRPPHEPKEPKVQKKMDLPKMNLPASKKAAPAPPVPAKTKLASSLAGRPPCTPTNCAPASAEKSKPKDPDANGFDAVLISNAKLSHPTTTRPKMPGRKLPSQPPASSPHVQAPLVPAKSSIQARELQPPESLGDPPKAEEKLSLEELVAELRSLRILMDLMRVQHQKDMEELKMEMKEEQAKRMVLQVRATGDAALHGKFRGGGYPSLSLTGISQTQSLSSGCYPPRTPARMLLLQGVLCLSVKAPWPPPMGRGVGRTESWHLELDLEGLTAEPVDGG from the exons ATGG GGGAGGTCCTGGTGCTGGTGGATTTTTCTGGGCAGCGGGATGATGAGCTGCCGCTGAAAGCTGGGGACATCGTGCAGAAGGTGGAGTCGTGCCCGGAGGAGGGGTGGCTGCAGGGGGAGCTGGCTGGCAAGACGGGGCTCTTTCCCCGGCAGTTTGTGcag GAAATCCCAGCATCTCTCATGGCTGACGGAGGTCGGAGGTGCCCCCGCTCGACCCGCATTG CGAAGAAGCCGCCGGTGCAAGGGCAGCGCTGGTGCAAGGTGAACTTCAGCTATACCCCAGAGAAGGCAGATGAGCTGCAGCTGAAAGCTGGGGAGCTGGTGCAGATCCTGCAGGag ATTGAGGATGGCTGGTGGCTGGGCAGGAAGAACGGCCAGGTTGGTGCTTTCCCCTCCAACTTCGTCCAGGAGCTGGACCGGCTGCCCCCAG ggctggtggccCCGGAGGCCGTCCCAAAGAATGGGGCTAGGAAGCAGAGGCCAAAGCTGACTGATGAGACCTTCATCATAAAGGAGGCAGCGAAG ccagagccccccaAGAAGTTGGAGAAGCCCAtccccgcagcccagagccccccgccaAGCCAGCCCCTGCAGCC cagcacagcgcccccctcTGGCGACCGTGTGGGGCTTTCCTCTgactccctcccctcccgcccagaCTGCGAGGCCGAGTACTGCAAGGCCATGTTCGACTACGAGCCGGAGCTCCAGGACGAGCTGCAGCTGAAGAGAGGAGATGTCGTTTTGGTTCTTTGCAAG GAGACAGAGGATGAGGGCTGGTGGGAAGGGGAATGTGATGGCAAGAGAGGCCTCTTCCCCGATAACTTTGtgatgctgctgcagcccctgatgCCAAAG ATCAAGGCGGTGGTGCCCGTGCGGAGCCAAGAGTCGA tCTTCAGGCCAGAGAAGAAAGTCTCCAGCGCCAGCAAAGCGGAGCTGCGGCCCCCCCACGAGCCCAAAG agcccaagGTGCAGAAGAAGATGGACCTGCCCAAGATGAACCTCCCTGCTAGCAAGAAAGCAGCTCCAGCCCCTCCCGTCCCTGCCAAGACCAAACTGGCCTCCAGCCTTGCCGGCAG GCCCCCCTGCACTCCGACGAACTGTGCCCCAGCCAGTGCGGAGAAGAGCAAGCCCAAGGACCCGG ATGCAAATGGCTTCGATGCCGTCCTGATCTCCAATGCCAAACTGAGCCACCCGACGACGACTCGTCCCAAAATGCCAGGCAGGAAGCTGCCCAGCCAGCCACCCGCTAGCTCTCCG CATGTGCAGGCACCTCTGGTCCCAGCCAAGAGCAGCATCCAGGCCAGGGAGCTGCAgcccccagagagcctgggggacccCCCCAAGGCAGAGGAGAAGCTGTCTCTTGAGGAACTGGTGGCCGAGCTCCGGTCCCTGCGGATTCTGATGGACCTGATGAGGGTGCAGCACCA GAAGGACATGGAGGAGCTCAAGATGGAAATGAAGGAGGAGCAGGCCAAGCGCATGGTGCTGCAGGTGAGAGCCACTGGGGATGCAGCGCTGCATGGAAAATTCAGGGGTGGGGGTTACCCCAGCCTCTCCCTCACTGGAATCTCTCAAACCCAAAGCTTGTCATCAGGGTGCTACCCCCCCCGAACCCCAGCTcgcatgctgctgctgcagggagttcTGTGTCTGTCAGTGAAAGCCCCCTGGCCTCCACCCATGGGGCGGGGAGTGGGTCGGACTGAGAGCTGGCACTTGGAGTTGGATCTAGAAGGATTAACAGCTGAGCCTGTGGATGGGGGGTAA
- the SH3D21 gene encoding SH3 domain-containing protein 21 isoform X1 — protein sequence MGEVLVLVDFSGQRDDELPLKAGDIVQKVESCPEEGWLQGELAGKTGLFPRQFVQEIPASLMADGGRRCPRSTRIAKKPPVQGQRWCKVNFSYTPEKADELQLKAGELVQILQEIEDGWWLGRKNGQVGAFPSNFVQELDRLPPGLVAPEAVPKNGARKQRPKLTDETFIIKEAAKPEPPKKLEKPIPAAQSPPPSQPLQPSTAPPSGDRVGLSSDSLPSRPDCEAEYCKAMFDYEPELQDELQLKRGDVVLVLCKETEDEGWWEGECDGKRGLFPDNFVMLLQPLMPKIKAVVPVRSQESIFRPEKKVSSASKAELRPPHEPKEPKVQKKMDLPKMNLPASKKAAPAPPVPAKTKLASSLAGRNVSAVGRPPCTPTNCAPASAEKSKPKDPDANGFDAVLISNAKLSHPTTTRPKMPGRKLPSQPPASSPHVQAPLVPAKSSIQARELQPPESLGDPPKAEEKLSLEELVAELRSLRILMDLMRVQHQKDMEELKMEMKEEQAKRMVLQVRATGDAALHGKFRGGGYPSLSLTGISQTQSLSSGCYPPRTPARMLLLQGVLCLSVKAPWPPPMGRGVGRTESWHLELDLEGLTAEPVDGG from the exons ATGG GGGAGGTCCTGGTGCTGGTGGATTTTTCTGGGCAGCGGGATGATGAGCTGCCGCTGAAAGCTGGGGACATCGTGCAGAAGGTGGAGTCGTGCCCGGAGGAGGGGTGGCTGCAGGGGGAGCTGGCTGGCAAGACGGGGCTCTTTCCCCGGCAGTTTGTGcag GAAATCCCAGCATCTCTCATGGCTGACGGAGGTCGGAGGTGCCCCCGCTCGACCCGCATTG CGAAGAAGCCGCCGGTGCAAGGGCAGCGCTGGTGCAAGGTGAACTTCAGCTATACCCCAGAGAAGGCAGATGAGCTGCAGCTGAAAGCTGGGGAGCTGGTGCAGATCCTGCAGGag ATTGAGGATGGCTGGTGGCTGGGCAGGAAGAACGGCCAGGTTGGTGCTTTCCCCTCCAACTTCGTCCAGGAGCTGGACCGGCTGCCCCCAG ggctggtggccCCGGAGGCCGTCCCAAAGAATGGGGCTAGGAAGCAGAGGCCAAAGCTGACTGATGAGACCTTCATCATAAAGGAGGCAGCGAAG ccagagccccccaAGAAGTTGGAGAAGCCCAtccccgcagcccagagccccccgccaAGCCAGCCCCTGCAGCC cagcacagcgcccccctcTGGCGACCGTGTGGGGCTTTCCTCTgactccctcccctcccgcccagaCTGCGAGGCCGAGTACTGCAAGGCCATGTTCGACTACGAGCCGGAGCTCCAGGACGAGCTGCAGCTGAAGAGAGGAGATGTCGTTTTGGTTCTTTGCAAG GAGACAGAGGATGAGGGCTGGTGGGAAGGGGAATGTGATGGCAAGAGAGGCCTCTTCCCCGATAACTTTGtgatgctgctgcagcccctgatgCCAAAG ATCAAGGCGGTGGTGCCCGTGCGGAGCCAAGAGTCGA tCTTCAGGCCAGAGAAGAAAGTCTCCAGCGCCAGCAAAGCGGAGCTGCGGCCCCCCCACGAGCCCAAAG agcccaagGTGCAGAAGAAGATGGACCTGCCCAAGATGAACCTCCCTGCTAGCAAGAAAGCAGCTCCAGCCCCTCCCGTCCCTGCCAAGACCAAACTGGCCTCCAGCCTTGCCGGCAG GAATGTCTCTGCCGTTGGCAGGCCCCCCTGCACTCCGACGAACTGTGCCCCAGCCAGTGCGGAGAAGAGCAAGCCCAAGGACCCGG ATGCAAATGGCTTCGATGCCGTCCTGATCTCCAATGCCAAACTGAGCCACCCGACGACGACTCGTCCCAAAATGCCAGGCAGGAAGCTGCCCAGCCAGCCACCCGCTAGCTCTCCG CATGTGCAGGCACCTCTGGTCCCAGCCAAGAGCAGCATCCAGGCCAGGGAGCTGCAgcccccagagagcctgggggacccCCCCAAGGCAGAGGAGAAGCTGTCTCTTGAGGAACTGGTGGCCGAGCTCCGGTCCCTGCGGATTCTGATGGACCTGATGAGGGTGCAGCACCA GAAGGACATGGAGGAGCTCAAGATGGAAATGAAGGAGGAGCAGGCCAAGCGCATGGTGCTGCAGGTGAGAGCCACTGGGGATGCAGCGCTGCATGGAAAATTCAGGGGTGGGGGTTACCCCAGCCTCTCCCTCACTGGAATCTCTCAAACCCAAAGCTTGTCATCAGGGTGCTACCCCCCCCGAACCCCAGCTcgcatgctgctgctgcagggagttcTGTGTCTGTCAGTGAAAGCCCCCTGGCCTCCACCCATGGGGCGGGGAGTGGGTCGGACTGAGAGCTGGCACTTGGAGTTGGATCTAGAAGGATTAACAGCTGAGCCTGTGGATGGGGGGTAA
- the SH3D21 gene encoding SH3 domain-containing protein 21 isoform X5: MGEVLVLVDFSGQRDDELPLKAGDIVQKVESCPEEGWLQGELAGKTGLFPRQFVQEIPASLMADGGRRCPRSTRIAKKPPVQGQRWCKVNFSYTPEKADELQLKAGELVQILQEIEDGWWLGRKNGQVGAFPSNFVQELDRLPPGLVAPEAVPKNGARKQRPKLTDETFIIKEAAKPEPPKKLEKPIPAAQSPPPSQPLQPYCEAEYCKAMFDYEPELQDELQLKRGDVVLVLCKETEDEGWWEGECDGKRGLFPDNFVMLLQPLMPKIKAVVPVRSQESIFRPEKKVSSASKAELRPPHEPKEPKVQKKMDLPKMNLPASKKAAPAPPVPAKTKLASSLAGRNVSAVGRPPCTPTNCAPASAEKSKPKDPDANGFDAVLISNAKLSHPTTTRPKMPGRKLPSQPPASSPHVQAPLVPAKSSIQARELQPPESLGDPPKAEEKLSLEELVAELRSLRILMDLMRVQHQKDMEELKMEMKEEQAKRMVLQVEIESMKRMSALEGAGAAVQGSESAELLAML; encoded by the exons ATGG GGGAGGTCCTGGTGCTGGTGGATTTTTCTGGGCAGCGGGATGATGAGCTGCCGCTGAAAGCTGGGGACATCGTGCAGAAGGTGGAGTCGTGCCCGGAGGAGGGGTGGCTGCAGGGGGAGCTGGCTGGCAAGACGGGGCTCTTTCCCCGGCAGTTTGTGcag GAAATCCCAGCATCTCTCATGGCTGACGGAGGTCGGAGGTGCCCCCGCTCGACCCGCATTG CGAAGAAGCCGCCGGTGCAAGGGCAGCGCTGGTGCAAGGTGAACTTCAGCTATACCCCAGAGAAGGCAGATGAGCTGCAGCTGAAAGCTGGGGAGCTGGTGCAGATCCTGCAGGag ATTGAGGATGGCTGGTGGCTGGGCAGGAAGAACGGCCAGGTTGGTGCTTTCCCCTCCAACTTCGTCCAGGAGCTGGACCGGCTGCCCCCAG ggctggtggccCCGGAGGCCGTCCCAAAGAATGGGGCTAGGAAGCAGAGGCCAAAGCTGACTGATGAGACCTTCATCATAAAGGAGGCAGCGAAG ccagagccccccaAGAAGTTGGAGAAGCCCAtccccgcagcccagagccccccgccaAGCCAGCCCCTGCAGCCGT aCTGCGAGGCCGAGTACTGCAAGGCCATGTTCGACTACGAGCCGGAGCTCCAGGACGAGCTGCAGCTGAAGAGAGGAGATGTCGTTTTGGTTCTTTGCAAG GAGACAGAGGATGAGGGCTGGTGGGAAGGGGAATGTGATGGCAAGAGAGGCCTCTTCCCCGATAACTTTGtgatgctgctgcagcccctgatgCCAAAG ATCAAGGCGGTGGTGCCCGTGCGGAGCCAAGAGTCGA tCTTCAGGCCAGAGAAGAAAGTCTCCAGCGCCAGCAAAGCGGAGCTGCGGCCCCCCCACGAGCCCAAAG agcccaagGTGCAGAAGAAGATGGACCTGCCCAAGATGAACCTCCCTGCTAGCAAGAAAGCAGCTCCAGCCCCTCCCGTCCCTGCCAAGACCAAACTGGCCTCCAGCCTTGCCGGCAG GAATGTCTCTGCCGTTGGCAGGCCCCCCTGCACTCCGACGAACTGTGCCCCAGCCAGTGCGGAGAAGAGCAAGCCCAAGGACCCGG ATGCAAATGGCTTCGATGCCGTCCTGATCTCCAATGCCAAACTGAGCCACCCGACGACGACTCGTCCCAAAATGCCAGGCAGGAAGCTGCCCAGCCAGCCACCCGCTAGCTCTCCG CATGTGCAGGCACCTCTGGTCCCAGCCAAGAGCAGCATCCAGGCCAGGGAGCTGCAgcccccagagagcctgggggacccCCCCAAGGCAGAGGAGAAGCTGTCTCTTGAGGAACTGGTGGCCGAGCTCCGGTCCCTGCGGATTCTGATGGACCTGATGAGGGTGCAGCACCA GAAGGACATGGAGGAGCTCAAGATGGAAATGAAGGAGGAGCAGGCCAAGCGCATGGTGCTGCAG
- the SH3D21 gene encoding SH3 domain-containing protein 21 isoform X4, with product MGEVLVLVDFSGQRDDELPLKAGDIVQKVESCPEEGWLQGELAGKTGLFPRQFVQEIPASLMADGGRRCPRSTRIAKKPPVQGQRWCKVNFSYTPEKADELQLKAGELVQILQEIEDGWWLGRKNGQVGAFPSNFVQELDRLPPGLVAPEAVPKNGARKQRPKLTDETFIIKEAAKPEPPKKLEKPIPAAQSPPPSQPLQPSTAPPSGDRVGLSSDSLPSRPDCEAEYCKAMFDYEPELQDELQLKRGDVVLVLCKETEDEGWWEGECDGKRGLFPDNFVMLLQPLMPKIKAVVPVRSQESIFRPEKKVSSASKAELRPPHEPKEPKVQKKMDLPKMNLPASKKAAPAPPVPAKTKLASSLAGRNVSAVGRPPCTPTNCAPASAEKSKPKDPDANGFDAVLISNAKLSHPTTTRPKMPGRKLPSQPPASSPHVQAPLVPAKSSIQARELQPPESLGDPPKAEEKLSLEELVAELRSLRILMDLMRVQHQKDMEELKMEMKEEQAKRMVLQVEIESMKRMSALEGAGAAVQGSESAELLAML from the exons ATGG GGGAGGTCCTGGTGCTGGTGGATTTTTCTGGGCAGCGGGATGATGAGCTGCCGCTGAAAGCTGGGGACATCGTGCAGAAGGTGGAGTCGTGCCCGGAGGAGGGGTGGCTGCAGGGGGAGCTGGCTGGCAAGACGGGGCTCTTTCCCCGGCAGTTTGTGcag GAAATCCCAGCATCTCTCATGGCTGACGGAGGTCGGAGGTGCCCCCGCTCGACCCGCATTG CGAAGAAGCCGCCGGTGCAAGGGCAGCGCTGGTGCAAGGTGAACTTCAGCTATACCCCAGAGAAGGCAGATGAGCTGCAGCTGAAAGCTGGGGAGCTGGTGCAGATCCTGCAGGag ATTGAGGATGGCTGGTGGCTGGGCAGGAAGAACGGCCAGGTTGGTGCTTTCCCCTCCAACTTCGTCCAGGAGCTGGACCGGCTGCCCCCAG ggctggtggccCCGGAGGCCGTCCCAAAGAATGGGGCTAGGAAGCAGAGGCCAAAGCTGACTGATGAGACCTTCATCATAAAGGAGGCAGCGAAG ccagagccccccaAGAAGTTGGAGAAGCCCAtccccgcagcccagagccccccgccaAGCCAGCCCCTGCAGCC cagcacagcgcccccctcTGGCGACCGTGTGGGGCTTTCCTCTgactccctcccctcccgcccagaCTGCGAGGCCGAGTACTGCAAGGCCATGTTCGACTACGAGCCGGAGCTCCAGGACGAGCTGCAGCTGAAGAGAGGAGATGTCGTTTTGGTTCTTTGCAAG GAGACAGAGGATGAGGGCTGGTGGGAAGGGGAATGTGATGGCAAGAGAGGCCTCTTCCCCGATAACTTTGtgatgctgctgcagcccctgatgCCAAAG ATCAAGGCGGTGGTGCCCGTGCGGAGCCAAGAGTCGA tCTTCAGGCCAGAGAAGAAAGTCTCCAGCGCCAGCAAAGCGGAGCTGCGGCCCCCCCACGAGCCCAAAG agcccaagGTGCAGAAGAAGATGGACCTGCCCAAGATGAACCTCCCTGCTAGCAAGAAAGCAGCTCCAGCCCCTCCCGTCCCTGCCAAGACCAAACTGGCCTCCAGCCTTGCCGGCAG GAATGTCTCTGCCGTTGGCAGGCCCCCCTGCACTCCGACGAACTGTGCCCCAGCCAGTGCGGAGAAGAGCAAGCCCAAGGACCCGG ATGCAAATGGCTTCGATGCCGTCCTGATCTCCAATGCCAAACTGAGCCACCCGACGACGACTCGTCCCAAAATGCCAGGCAGGAAGCTGCCCAGCCAGCCACCCGCTAGCTCTCCG CATGTGCAGGCACCTCTGGTCCCAGCCAAGAGCAGCATCCAGGCCAGGGAGCTGCAgcccccagagagcctgggggacccCCCCAAGGCAGAGGAGAAGCTGTCTCTTGAGGAACTGGTGGCCGAGCTCCGGTCCCTGCGGATTCTGATGGACCTGATGAGGGTGCAGCACCA GAAGGACATGGAGGAGCTCAAGATGGAAATGAAGGAGGAGCAGGCCAAGCGCATGGTGCTGCAG